Below is a window of Herpetosiphonaceae bacterium DNA.
AGCGTACGTTGCTCGGCGCCGCGCGACCGCCCGCTCCTCTACCTCGCGTTACTGCAATCCTCCTCCTAATCCCTCGTCGGTATTCCACGCCAGTGCATCGATGATGTTGCCCGTCAGACCACGCGGCGGCTGTGTCGCCAGAGCGACCGCAGCGGGCGTAATCACCGCCGGATCGAGCAGATCCTGGCTCCACTCTGGCACCGCATCGCGGACCATCGTCGTATCGGCAAAGCCGCCGGGATGCAGGCCGTTGACGTTAATGCTGTAACGACGCAGCTCTTTGCCCAGCGCTTGCGTCAGCCCCACGACGCCGAACTTGGCAGCGCTGTAGGCGCTAAAGCCCGGCACAGTGATCTTTTCGAGCGGCGCGACCAGATTGATGATATTGCCCCGGCTCGCCGCGATCATCGTCGGCAGCACCGCCTGTGTCACCAGGAACGTGCCTTTGAGCAGCGTATCGACTACCGCGTCCCAATCTGTAGGCTCGATCGCGACGAAGGGACGGCGCAGCGCGACGCCCGCGCTGTTGACCAGCACATCGATCCGCGACCACGCGCTGAGCGTCTGCGCTACCAGCGCCGAAACCTGCGTGGGCTCGCGTACATCGCACGCGACGACAAGCGCCTCGCGGCCAAGCCCCTCGATCTGCGCAGCAACCTCGTCGAGCGCCTTGCCATTACGCGATACCAGCACCAGCGCCGCGCCTTCCTCTGCCAGCGCCAGCGCAATCGTCCGTCCAAGACCTCGGCTGGCTCCCGTGACGATGGCAACGTGCCCTTCAAGATCCATGATGCGCCTCGCCTCGAACAGGTGACATGTTCACTTGCGTACCTGCTGTTCCAACTCACCGGTTGCCGCAGCAGCGACGCCTGTCTGGTCGTAATCAACTAGCCGAGAAGCATATACCGATGTATCGACACAGCCGGAGTCTGATCGGTGAGTGCTTGGCACTTAGCACGGCGTATGCCAGCGCTCCCTATCGCTTCCCGTTTCCTCGCTGCGTACTCGCCCGATCTATCTATCGACGCCCATCCGCCTGCGGCACCTCGATCGGGTGTTGCTTAGGGATCACAACAACTTGACGCCAGAAACGCCTGTTCTGTTGCAGCAGCGGCAGCAGCAGGAGGCCCTCCACCACGAGCAGCGCCACCGCGACGCCAATCAGCACGGCGGGCAGATCCATGCCTGTCAGACGTAGCTCAGGGATCAGCGCCAGCAGCATGGCCCAGCCCAGGAAATAGCCGTGCATCGCCCAGCGCGTCAGCGTCGGGATCAGGTCGATGCCAGGACGCACGCGCACGCCCTGTCGCCAGATCGCCAGCCCGACGATTGCCGCGAAGACAGCCAGGGCACCCGCGAAGATCGACAGGCCGCCGCCAGCAGGTATGCCCGCCGGGTAGAGCACTGCCGCCAGTGCTTTGAAAAGCCAGATGCCCAGCAGCAGGCCGATAAACGCGGCGATCGGCGCGGCAAGCTGCAAGGCTGCCCGCAGCCCGCCCACCCGTGTGTGCCGCCGAATCCAGCGGGCGTATGCCGAGAAAGAGAGCGCCACGAACAGCCAGGCAAAGAAGTTATCCGCCGGAACGCCGAAGTAGCCCGCCGATAGCGGAATG
It encodes the following:
- a CDS encoding carotenoid biosynthesis protein, which translates into the protein MSSVAYLFLEVSTLALFGLTIWHARRRGRIAVFELISAAIYGILLEWGDIVIFKTYSYSPGFWVAIGPVPIIIGLCWGLIIYGAMAYSDQLGLPVWAAPFADALWAIILDLAFDAIAIRLQLWSWTIPLSAGYFGVPADNFFAWLFVALSFSAYARWIRRHTRVGGLRAALQLAAPIAAFIGLLLGIWLFKALAAVLYPAGIPAGGGLSIFAGALAVFAAIVGLAIWRQGVRVRPGIDLIPTLTRWAMHGYFLGWAMLLALIPELRLTGMDLPAVLIGVAVALLVVEGLLLLPLLQQNRRFWRQVVVIPKQHPIEVPQADGRR
- a CDS encoding SDR family oxidoreductase, whose translation is MDLEGHVAIVTGASRGLGRTIALALAEEGAALVLVSRNGKALDEVAAQIEGLGREALVVACDVREPTQVSALVAQTLSAWSRIDVLVNSAGVALRRPFVAIEPTDWDAVVDTLLKGTFLVTQAVLPTMIAASRGNIINLVAPLEKITVPGFSAYSAAKFGVVGLTQALGKELRRYSINVNGLHPGGFADTTMVRDAVPEWSQDLLDPAVITPAAVALATQPPRGLTGNIIDALAWNTDEGLGGGLQ